The DNA window CTTTGTCAACTTTTTCTCATCTTGCATCCCTTTCTTTCtgggggtgtttttttttttttccctctttacaaatcttgaaaatatttttggcaAGACAAATGGAAGGTGCTAGAAAATTGGCAAACAGGGCAATTCTGAAACGTTTGGTTTCAGAATCAAAACAGAGCCGTGTCAATGCAATTCCATCATCCCCAGCATCTCTTTACAGGGCTTCAAGGTATGTATCTTCATTGTCTCCTTACACGTTCCAGGGTAGGAATCATGCAAAATCTTTCAATTCTCACCAACAAGTTAGatcaatatctgttgatgcaTTGAAGCCAAGTGACACTTTCCCACGCCGACATAACTCAGCCACCCCTGAAGAACAAAGCAAAATGACTGAGTTTTGTGGGTTCCAAAGCCTTGATGCACTGATTGATGCCACTGTGCCTCAATCTATTCGTATTGAATCCATGAAGTTTAATAAGTTTGATGGTGGATTAACCGAGTCACAAATGATTGACCATATGCAAAAATTAGCCTCAAAGAATAAGGTTTTTAAGTCATATATTGGGATGGGATATTATAACACGTATGTACCACCTGTTATATTGAGGAATCTTCTGGAGAATCCTGCTTGGTACACTCAGTACACTCCTTATCAAGCTGAGATTTCACAGGGACGTCTTGAGTCCTTGATGAATTATCAGACCATGATTACAGATCTTACTGGTTTGCCAATGTCCAATGCATCTTTACTAGATGAAGGGACCGCAGCAGCTGAGGCTATGGCCATGTGTAACAATATtctgaaaggaaaaaagaaaactttCCTTATTGCAAGCAATTGTCACCCTCAAACTATTGATATTTGTAAGACTAGAGCTGATGGATTTGATCTTAAGGTAGTCAAAGTGGATCTTAAGGACATTGATTATAAGTCTGGTGATGTTTGTGGGGTACTAGTTCAATATCCAGGGACGGAAGGTGAGATCTTGGATTATGGAGAGTTCATTAAGAATGCACATGCTCATGGAGTGAAGGTTGTTATGGCATCTGATCTTTTGGCCTTGACAATGTTGAAACCTCCTGGTGAACTTGGAGCAGATATTGTTGTTGGTTCTGCTCAGAGGTTTGGAGTGCCTATGGGTTATGGAGGTCCTCATGCAGCTTTCTTGGCAACTTCCCAAGAATACAAGAGAATGATGCCTGGAAGAATTATTGGTGTCAGTGTTGATTCTGCAGGAAAACCTGCTCTTCGTATGGCGATGCAGACCAGGGAACAACACATCCGCAGGGACAAGGCTACGAGTAACATTTGCACAGCACAGGTACTGAGTGAACTACTGTTTTTCAATAACATCTATGCTATACCTATATTTATGTTTCCTAGACTAGATTCTATATTACAGAACGTTCTTAAACTGTAGTAGTAAATATTTTAACTGGTTTGAAAAATGTTTCTTTCTGCTTGTATACAATGTTTTGTCTGGACATGAGCAGTGAGagtaaaaacaaatcaaaatctcattttcttgCAAGTCTTTATCTAACTTTCATATGTGCATCAGAAGGCGCTGATGCATGATGCTGTGcaatttatttccttttattGGTTTATGATTTTGTCCTTTTATTATGCAGGCTTTGCTTGCCAACATGGCTGCCATGTATGCTGTCTATCATGGACCTGAGGGGCTAAAAACCATTGCCCAACGTGTTCATGGTCTTGCTGGAACATTTTCTGCTGGTCTCAAAAAGCTTGGAACCGTAGAAGTTCAGGATCTTCCATTCTTTGACACTGTAAAGGTTAAGTGTTCCGATGCAAAAGCAATTGCTGATGTTGCTTACAAGCATGACATTAACTTGCGGATTGTGGACAACAATACTGTAAGTCTAGCtagcttttctttttttgattttaatCTTATCAATAATTGAATTGATGTTATGATTAAGTGAACCCCCACTTTTTTTTCAGATAACTGTATCTTTTGATGAAACTACTACCTTGGAAGATGTGGACAATCTGCTTAAAGTTTTTGCCTTGGGAAAGCCAGTAAGTATGATTACTCCCCTATCCATGCTGCTGGTAGCAACTCAATGTATGCATAGTGTGTTCCTATCTTTGATGCTGTTAATAGGTCACGTTCACTGCTCAATCAATTGCACAAGAGGTCGAAAATCTGATTCCTTCTGGACTTACAAGGGAGACTCCATATTTGACTCACCAAATATTCAACTCGTAAGGGATCCTTCAATGGTTTTAACCATCTATATCCTGTAAGGTTAGTGCTAGTTTAATTGTTACTCTGATGATTCAGGTACCATACGGAGCATGAGTTACTGAGATACCTTCATAAGCTGCAATCGAAGGACCTCTCCTTGTGCCATAGCATGATTCCTTTGGGCTCCTGCACAATGAAATTGAATGCCACAACAGAGATGATGCCAGTGACATGGCCTAACTTCGCAAATATTCACCCTTTTGCACCCACTGAACTGGCAGCTGGCTATCAGGTTGTTACTGCTTAGAGGAATACCTGCTTGCAAGCTGCAGAAACAAAAGAACTAATCAAGAATGTTACATGCCTTCTTGCAGGAAATGTTCGACGATTTAGGTGACCTATTGTGTACAATTACAGGTTTTGATTCCTTCTCGTTGCAGCCTAATGCTGGTGCTGCTGGAGAATATGCTGGATTGATGGTTATTCGTGCATATCATACGGTACTCGTCATAATCTCAATGAGTAATTTGCTTGC is part of the Capsicum annuum cultivar UCD-10X-F1 unplaced genomic scaffold, UCD10Xv1.1 ctg2682, whole genome shotgun sequence genome and encodes:
- the LOC124890904 gene encoding glycine dehydrogenase (decarboxylating), mitochondrial, which gives rise to MEGARKLANRAILKRLVSESKQSRVNAIPSSPASLYRASRYVSSLSPYTFQGRNHAKSFNSHQQVRSISVDALKPSDTFPRRHNSATPEEQSKMTEFCGFQSLDALIDATVPQSIRIESMKFNKFDGGLTESQMIDHMQKLASKNKVFKSYIGMGYYNTYVPPVILRNLLENPAWYTQYTPYQAEISQGRLESLMNYQTMITDLTGLPMSNASLLDEGTAAAEAMAMCNNILKGKKKTFLIASNCHPQTIDICKTRADGFDLKVVKVDLKDIDYKSGDVCGVLVQYPGTEGEILDYGEFIKNAHAHGVKVVMASDLLALTMLKPPGELGADIVVGSAQRFGVPMGYGGPHAAFLATSQEYKRMMPGRIIGVSVDSAGKPALRMAMQTREQHIRRDKATSNICTAQALLANMAAMYAVYHGPEGLKTIAQRVHGLAGTFSAGLKKLGTVEVQDLPFFDTVKVKCSDAKAIADVAYKHDINLRIVDNNTITVSFDETTTLEDVDNLLKVFALGKPVTFTAQSIAQEVENLIPSGLTRETPYLTHQIFNSYHTEHELLRYLHKLQSKDLSLCHSMIPLGSCTMKLNATTEMMPVTWPNFANIHPFAPTELAAGYQEMFDDLGDLLCTITGFDSFSLQPNAGAAGEYAGLMVIRAYHTSRGDHHRNVCIIPVSAHGTNPASAAMCGMKIVAVGTDAKGNINIEELRKAAEANKDKLAALMVTYPSTHGVYEEGIDEICKIIHDNGGQVYMDGANMNAQVGLTSPGFIGADVCHLNLHKTFCIPHGGGGPGMGPIGVKKHLAPYLPSHPVVPTGGLPAPDNSEPLGAISAAPWGSALILPISYTYIAMMGSKGLTDASKIAILNANYMAKRLEKHYPVLFRGVNGTCAHEFIIDLRGFKNTAGIEPEDVAKRLIDYGFHGPTMSWPVPGTLMIEPTESESKAELDRFCDALISIREEIAQIEKGNVDINNNVLKGAPHPPSMLMADAWTKPYSREYAAYPAPWLRSAKFWPTTGRVDNVHGDRNLICTLLPVSEMAEEKAANA